Genomic window (Rosa chinensis cultivar Old Blush chromosome 6, RchiOBHm-V2, whole genome shotgun sequence):
TGCCAAGGACAGTTGCAGCAGCTGCCTTTGCTGCTGGGTCAGCATCAATGTACGCAACCTTTCCATTCCCTCCATGCATGTTAGTAGGAAGCTGAAAAGTAGCAAATAAGCTCAGTCAGCAAGGCTTGATGCCTTGATGTATATAATGTGATATTTGAATCAAACTGCATGTTCAAGTATGGAAATCTTAGGTAGCTACTAGTTTATTGACAAAAGCCATGTACACAAGGGTATAGCAAACATAGCTAGGCTGTGAAAATCCACATTTATCACTTTTTCAGTAACATGCTTCTTAATGGTGTATAATTCTCTGTTAATCAAATTGATTGATAtgcaagatgaaaatcacaGTCAATGTAAACTTAACATTTCACTACTCAAATGCCAGACTTTTAGTGAAAGACCACCACAGAATTTTGCACAATGATGGCATGATTTCCAGTATGCTAAGACAGTCACAACTTAAGGACAGAGACAAACCTGATGTGTTACCTATCTCGCAAccaaaactaattaaaaaataaatgcacaTTGATTTGGGAATTTGCAGCAACGatagatatatatgcatgcaccCAAGCTTATCCAAATTCTAATAGAATGATGAAGCAGAGGTGTAAACTGGATCATCAATTATATCCAGCGCATATATGCTTCATGGAACCACTAGAGCATATCATGCTAGGCACAAAGTATGTGTACAGGTCATGTCTGGAAAAAGCCATTAGACATGTTGTGCCATGTATTTTGAAACCTGTTTGAAAGATGGTTTGTACAGCACTAGCGCCATCTTAACTTGTTTTCCATCTCTATTACCTtagtttgttcttttttctttttttttccatgtACATAATACTTATAAGTCATTATAACTGAATGTATAACATTAACTTCTTTTAGGCACTGCCAGTACACTACTGTTTGTACTCTTTCAgtttttaattaatatatatatatatatatatatatctagtgTCAGGTAAAAAccataaaatgaaaaatatattctactGAAGGAAAACTGACatttaataaaacaaaaaaagagaatgTACACGAGTTGATAAGAGATCCACTTCACTAGTTTGTTGTCCACAGAAaagtatgatactaaatgactAGACAATAAAACTTACTGATGAAAGAAGAAACTCTTCTCTTTCTGTCATAGGTCCAAGAAGTGTTTGAACATCTGCTTGAACATTTGCTTGTATTTGTCCTTTTCcttttgatttcaatttttgaacTCTAAAACCAAGAAAATGATTAAAAGCAGCTAATGCACGTCCACGGTGTAAATGGTGTTCAAGCTCGAGTGCATTTCCCTGTAATCACACTGTAGGTTTTAGCAATAGGCAAGCAGAGCTATTTgagcttctttttttcttgtttcttttttagcgAATAGTTATTTGAACAATTATCTAGTGTGATATTAGTAACTGTCTCAATAGAAAGTAAACAGATACCTCAAGTGCAGAATTGTAGAGTTCCTCCTCAATGTGtttttggatagttatttgaacaaaatattaGACGTCATCAAATATTGCTTGAGTTTTGGCCCCGGATACCTCTACGCTTATCTAATTACAAATGTGTGATTGTTATGTGGTATAAATCAATTAACATCTACAGAAGTTATGACcatttaaattaaatttttttttatcatatataAAGCTAAAACAAACAGATATGTCATCTTGATCACAACATGCATCAGCGGATCATCACATATTTTGTATTATGGTAGCACTTTTCATTTCCCCAGTGCCATGTAGGGAATATAAAGTACTGATCTCCCATTATAATAAATAGAAGCTTCCATATAGAACTAAAACTTTTACTTGTCATCATACCTTTAATTCTCCAACCTCGGTACCTGAAGTAGTAGAAGTAATAGACAAGTCTTCAGATTGAGTAGAGGATACTCTATGCCTACAATGAAGAAAACTACGGTTTACAAAAGTACTTGCAGATTGCAGTAAGCAGAAATCTAAACCACAAATCATGTAAGAACGAAGCAGAAAATAGTAAAGCAACTATATGTACCTGACAATACAGCACATATAGCAGGAAGATACTTGAGACTTTTcctgtaaaataaaataaaaaaatttaggaaAATCAAATACTGCAAGATAAACAACTCCACCTAGTAATCAAAACCAGTAAAGACCCaggaaaccctaaatctagttGCAATCATTAGACAAACAAACCACATATTCCTTTGTCATGGCACTGTTTCACAGCAAGAAGTAACTGCACAACCACCATAATAAATTTGCCAAGAGGAGCAATAGATGGTAAAATAACTGAAACTTACTGgggattgagagagaaagagataccTGAAAAGTCAACCATTTCTTTTCGATAAGAATGAGAAGCACACAGAATATACATAGATACAGCCCCTCCAAATAATTCCTCAGCCCTTATTATGACAATTGAAACATGCATCATCCACTCATAGCAAGGCCAATGTAACAAATAGATCAGCTGTGCACCGCCAAGATAAGTTTTTAATAAGGGGACACTAAAAATGCAGATAACCAAGTTAGATATAGAGCTAATGGGGCCTTAAAAATGCAGCCTTTTTGCAAAGAATCTATCATGTTTCCATAGTACTTGTACTAAATCAGGACTTCCACAATTCTAAGGGCAATTCTATGAGTTCACGGATTACCCATATAGCtctcactatgccaaaaaggccttcagacgacacacttcagacgacataagttttgttttatgtcgtctgagtttttcagacgacataatttttttttctgtcgtctgaatatacactaaaaccatactggtttaatttggaaaaatggtgagcattcagacaacacatttgtgtagttgtagaaggtggtgatttcctatctcaaatttggataaatggtgagcattcagacaacacatttatgtagttgtagaaggtggtgatttcctatctcaaatttggagggatatccaaaaattgatttggtacttttccctctcaaataaccAAGCCCTAGTTGACTAGAAAATattgtgacattcagacaacatttaaatgttgtccgAGTGTGGAGcttcttttaaaattttctaattattttgACCTGTGCTTATAGAGATCGACCTCGACCCTTCAcccattctctctccttctcactcggGCTCTCTCAGCTCGACCTAGAAACCGTGAGGAAAACTCAAACACGagccctctctccttctcactcagctctctcagatctcgattctcactctctcgaTTCTTTGTTGGCTAAGATTGAACTTCTTCATCATATTTCTATCAAATCTGGCCACTTCAGTAGAAGATCTACcaactctcttctccttctctctcgtgtctttccaaaccctactctccctctccctctccctctgtcTGTGTCTCCGAATATCACATTCTCTCTCTACAATCCTCTCCGTCTCTCTCTGAAATTGACGGAGATGAAGTCTATCTGCGCCACAATTTCTTACGGGAGACGATGGAGCCGCCCCAGTAGGATCTGGCAAGCCTCCGTGAAAGCATATAGCCGCCAAGGAGAACGAGTCTCCGCCTTCAGATCTCCTCTATATGGCCTTGGATTCGAAGCCTTCGCCAGCGGCCAAGTTGAATAGTCTGTTGCCGCCACGGCCTTGAGATGCTTCCTGAGAACTCCGTCCATGGAGCCtttggagaaagttgagaaCTTTGGCCGTCTTGCTCATTGGTTTTTTTCTCTGGCCAAATCAAGGTGCAATTTTATTCACTTACACTGTGAATCTAGGGTTCTATGGTTGAGTTTTTCGTTTTTTGATCACTAATTTGGGCGATCTATGGTTATTTGTTTATTATACTTGAAAGTTCTTCAATTCTTCCCATGCTTTTCTTTATCAATTTTGATGCGAttgttctgggttttctgggttgtgtTTGAGGGTTCGTGTGTATTGCTATTGATCAAAACAGAGCTTTAACTATCTATAGTATCTGTAATGGGTTTGCTTTCCATTGTTTAGTTtcgttttagttttagttttagcAGCACTGCATAACTGGGTTTGAGTCTCTATATTTTCATATCTGTCTTGATATTGGTTTACGGAAAGTTAAGAATTGAGATGGGTATTTGATGGGTTTGGGCTGAGTGTGAGTATTTCTTGAGATTGAAATACATATGCATTTGTTCTGATCCTTTTGTCTTTGCTGATTCATCTAGAATGGCACAAAAGACTCAATCAGCAAGCTAGTGTCAGACTCAATTTTCAGTAGATTTACTAGACTGCACTGGTAATCTTCTCGCTCTGTAGTGAAATCCATACGTTTCTGAAAAAAAGATAGTGCTACTGTCTACATTTTGGTTTAAATGCTTTTCAGTTTATGAGTTCATTCTCGACGAGGTATGCGTAATTTAATCAAATGTATAATCGAGAAAAAGAATTAGAATACATATGAGTTGCTCATATGGACCTAACTCTTCATAGTCTTTTCATGTCTTTTTGTTTAATTGTATTCTCATTAACATGGGAAGGTGATTAACTAGGAGACTCGGTCTATCAAATTTCTTTTGCCTTCTTATGGTCTCAGATTCTTTTTAGTGGGTTCTGAATGGGAAAACTTAAGACCACAAATTAAGCATCTTATTTGAGCCGAGCAGGTTTAGGTGTGTGCGTGTGTATTACAGAAATTAAGATGCTTGTAACATATATAAATGTATATAGAAGTATTGGCTGTATTGGCTGTGTGCTTGCCTTGGATGAAATTTGAATGATTAGCTTTTTCCTTGTGCTGTATGGAGTTCTTGTGTTATGTTCAGTCATAGCTTTCTACATTTTTTGCCTGCTTTTCTTCTTGTGATGCAACTCAGTTAGCAAGAACTAAATTAATGCAATTCTGATTCACAAAAAGCATTAGACTTTGTGAGTTTCCAAGGATTAGTCTCTGACTTTTCTGTTTCACATCTCTGATTGCATATTTCTTTGGTCATGATCATTATTTCTTTGGTCTTTTAATTGTCTTAGACATTGATTTTAGGTAGCAGAAGAGCTTTACCAATCTGGTATAAACTGGATGTTGTGAGTGCTGGAAAGAATTTTACACAGATCAGGAAGGCAATTACGGCGGGATTTTTCTTCCATGATGCTAGAAAGGACCCTCAGGAGGGGTATAGAACCTTAGTGGAGAACCAGCCAGTTTATATCCATCCAAGCAGTGCGCTCTTCCAGAGACAACCAGATTGGATCATCTACCATGAGTTGGTTATGACTACGAAGGAGTATATGCGTGAGGTAACCGTCATTGATCCCAAATGGCTTGTGGAACTAGCACCCAGATACCGTCGCTATATGACAGATACCATGAACCAAACTCTTGGCGTATCCATTTTGGGGTCGAAGAAGAAATCACAGCTCTAGCAGTCTCCATCTGGCTCTCTATTTGGAAACATATTTGCCTCTGCACATCTggtgcagaggagagagaaacaaaggGCCATTTCTTTTGCAAGGGgcagaaattcaattccataaAGTTCCAGTGTTGTTTATTTCTTCACAACCGCTTCTGTTTCAACTCATGAAAAAATCTTCCAAAACCTTTTGCACCATATCAGATTGGAGATTGAACGAGGTCTGTTTACTTACATAATAACAATGATTTTATCCTTTATTGACATatacctcctttttttttttttttgaggttttaTTTTGGTACTAATTTTCTTTGACTTCGGTATAtcttttattgttatgctgttCAATTAAAGTATCTAGAATATACTTTTTTCATGCCTACAACTGTGTTTGATGGGTGGCTTCAGTGGGCTGCTGACATCCTACAGTACAGTTCCAAGTCCAGGTTCATTGTTGTTTTAATTTCCTGAAGAGGGTAGTATTGGGAACCAGGGAATTTGATTAGAGGATTTAGAGAAGTTGAGAAGATTTCTTATATCTGTCTTTTGTCAGAATGGTCATTTGATAATTGCTTTTCAAGTCTGTTGCGCCAAGCTAACCTAGGTCTTTCTGGGACCTAAACACTACTTATAATAGGAATTCTTTATGGAAAATGGTTGACAGGTTAGTCTGTATTCAACTGTATATTTACTTTTATTGTAGGTGTTCAGATTGCTTTTTGATGTTTACAGCAAAGAATGGAGTACTTAATTGTTTAGGTTCCATAATTCTTGAGCTGCTTAAGGCTCGTTAAGTTAATGGAAACAATATTATTCAGTAACTTATTGGTATAGTTGGTTCACATGGAGAGGCAAAACAGAGTTATAAATCGTTCTGGATGACCTTTGCTTTCTTATGTTTGGGAGTGGAGGGTTATGGTGAATTAATCAACACTTGGTTGTTTGAATAACTTTTATTTTGATGCTTATTATTTATCATATACACAAAACGTCTCCTgcgtgtttgaactttgaaccatTATGAGTGTTTGGTTAAAAGTTCAAATATGTGCTTTATATTACCTCAAAACAAACCTATATTTTTCTTCAGGTCCCTAAAAACTGCagtttttcttcatcgatgtcAGGAAGGTCCCTCCCAGCTGCTTTAGCGGTGTCTTTCTCATGTTGGTGTGAGGCTTTGAGCTTTGACTAGTTTCACTTTGCTCTGAAAGTGAAGGGCCGCTGGACATTCTTTTGAGGTTTGTTAGAGGCTAATTTTCTAGTGACTTCTTTTCCCCTCTCGAGTCTGCGCCATCTTGGTTGCAAGAATAGTGAATTTTATAATTTGCAGTTAAGTTGTGTTTCAAGATCTACCATTTACTTTGTATGGATGCGGTTCTTGTATACAAAATGCTCTGTTTTTGTATCACAGTTTTGTTAAAAGAAGTAAATTATTTTGGATATATGGCCAAGTAGGGTACCTAGCCATACTTAATGGTATATAGTGTCATTATATGATGAACTAGATTTACATAGTTGATCAGAAGTTGGGATTTTTTGTCTAATTCTTCAAGTCAATTACCAGCCTTAAAGTACTAATTCGGGTATTGCTGTTTTTCCTCCACAAATGCAAATGTTTATGGGTTTAGTTATGCAATATGAAGTTTTCACTGAAAAGGGTTGTGACAGGAAGCAAATTAGTAAACCTGTATTGGTGATGGTAGCTTAGCTTTTTGGTTTTAGATAACCTCGGAAATGAGCTAGCTTTCAGCATTCTTTTTGGTCTTTCTATCATCCATCTTCCCCTAGATTTACTTAGTAATTCCTACAGTACCTCAAAACCTTCAGATAAGCACTTGTAATTGTAAAAGGTATGTTAGGCTATGTTAGTTTTGACTTGTGTAGCAACTGCAGCTTATTTAGGCTTTAAGGAAAATGGAATTGTCTTCAGAAATCGAAGACAATTTAGGTAATTCAGCTTTTCTTTTACTTGTATTGTTCTCTTTACAGATGAGGACCGAGTTCTAGCAACTGTGAGGGTTCAGCCATCTCATGGTTAACTAacggcatttgtggaacatcctAGAATGAGCAGGCTGATCCCCAACTTCTTTTCCATTCAAATGGTAATTTATTTTCCACCCACTTTATTAACTGATCAGTAAAACTATACATTTCTACCTTAGTTATACCATGCTGGCCTTAATTTTCACTACATGCATATGGTTCTACCCTAGAGGCACATGATTTTGAATACAGGTATCTTAGATTTTAGTCTTATGAGGTGTTAGTGGAGCTTATTGAGATGTGGTTATGTCTTCTGAAAATACTGGTTCTTCCCTAACTTTATGTCTTTTATATGTCTGTAACTTGTCTGAGTTTCTTTTTACGTACCATTTGGCTGTacttgtttgaaattgtttttggttttggttatgtTTGTTGAAGTTCGCTGCAATTAGTAGATTTTTGTGCTTTGTTTTGGTTGTTAGGTGTAGTTTGCTGAAactatttttggttttggttatgtTCGTTGGAGTCTGCTatttagttttggttttggttagtACTGACTCTTGAGTTTAAAGAGTCATTTTTGTCAGAACCTGctgggttttttgtttgttttgcttaGGTGGTGTTTTGTCTATAGCATCACCTCAGTTATTTCCTTTTACTGAAACTACACGTGTGAAAGTTTATCTAATTATatttaggggccgtgaccacttacccaattttagcctaaaaattgcccacttactccgccaagagttttttaacctcatttacccaatctaacagctATTGACAGTTTCGCCCTTATTTTAATTCAtaaattacacacacacacactctctctctctctctctcttcccctccTCACCGAGACCACCATCaacgatctctctctctctcatccgccTCCTCACCCAGACCACTATCGTCAATCTAGCAACAGCCTCCTTGGCGGCTTCTCGGCCATCACCGCTGGCTACTCCATCGTCGACCCAGGCAAACATTCCAGCCCCTATCAGAAGCAGCACCGCACCATCGTGCCAATCACCAAGTCCAACCACAAATCTGGAGATCAACGTCGAACTCAAACACGAAAGCCCGACCTTGACCCAATTCCAAATCCGATTAGACAACCCAAGACGCCAAGACCGCCTTGAAAGGGAGCCATTCCAAGGTCCTCAACCCAGGTCGACCAATCAGAACGCCGATCACCCCCTACTCCGGGATCGAAGCAAACCTGTGCTTCAAAACAACAACTTTTCTCACTGATCTCCACGCTTAGGAAGAAACCGAGGAGAGAAACCGACAGCCTGGCTGAGACAACTCCGGAAAAAGGTTCCCCGTCGTCTGCTTGAACACAGTCAAGCACTATGCCACCGTCTGCTCGGCATTATGACGACAACGATGTCTTTATTAGTTATAAGAAGGCAACGCTGTCTTTATTAAATTGAAGCACTTAAGCATAATCAAGCTAATCGTTCATTACAGCCAAAAAGAGAGGTTATTGCTTTTCTTGATAAAGTGGGGGGATTAAGTATGTTTATTTCCCATTTCTTTGTTTTATGCTCCTCCTTGCCCAGCAAACTTTTTCAAAATTGACTTGGCAATAATAAcattattgagaggcaataatgtttctactggggtaataatcatattactggggggcaataatatgattattgggagacaataatatgattataaattgatcaattgtgcctatagtgtattcattttggttttgggagtttatacaattcaatgggcagcaataatatgatcactgggcaacaataatatgattactggggggcaataatatgattactggggggcaataatatggttactgggtattattagggggcaataaattcagacgccggaatccagtcaccagtccggtagccggattccggattccggtcaccggccgccggattccagtcaccggccgctggattccgatcaccggagTCAGCGGCCGCCCACTGGTCACCGAAGTCcgacaaggtggaggatgacttctccctctaagtgagaaagaaggagagggcaaaaaagtcccaaaaataaataaaatgaataaaaaaagaattaattgggtaaaggggaaataatcccttagagtgttttgggtaaatggggttaaaaaacagttagtggagcaagtgggcaaattttaagctaaaattgggtaaatgagcatttcCCCTTATATTTAGTGTGGCTATACTAACTCATAGTTTAATAACATCAATAGCTCAGAGTATGTGATAGTTATCTAGACATAAATGTACTAAAAGCACTAGCAAATATAACTTCATTCTATGTGCATATTATCTGCagggttatgcatatatactCACGCAGCCCGGAATACCTTCCGTTTTCTATGACCACTTCTATGATTCGGGTGATTCAATTCATGATCAGATTGTGAAACTGGTACAGCAGTGTAGCTAGGTAGTTCCTGTattaacttgtgtctagtagattcttcattcattaagcatttggacttgtctgcagattcagattagtagatatgggacattttgaactgatcgatgctcatgattaggttgTGTACAtaagacaatggtggattaatagaaattgcaatgaatgattttggatgtgggtttcatactttcatgaaggggcaattttaatttccagaatgcatgcataccaattgtaacaggggactactaatatgtgttatctcaaattgcaagctacaacaaaagcacaccaaaatgtgtggttgcagctgcacaaaaacaacacaaaacccaattGGAATTCTATTGTCCTTTTGGCATTGGTACAATAgaaaattgcaagctacaacaaaagcacaccaaaatgtgtggttgcagctaaacaaaaacaacacaaaaatcaaatagaagtttattgtctttttggcattgggacgacagaaattgtagtctaaagggcaaaacaacaacataagttagacgaaagtgttggctaaaacgtataataacaacaaataagtgtggttggaatcAATCACAGAGAATATAAAAAGACCTCATAAAAGACCTTTCACACAATACTTAAGTGTCGTATGTATgtaccctagaacgacacttaattgttctctgatgctctttacgaccacatataattgtcgtttaaagtaaattagcacaacctttaaatgttgttgtatgagagaagacactacataagagtcttcatatttcttatttaagggcattcagaccacacaaataagtcttgcaaatatgcttcacacaatagtatttaaaaaatactgtggttgttttgtttatcagacaatacaaaactgttgtttgaatgcttttaaagaaacagatcacaatgttcccaaaatgcaaaactcatcagacgacacaagacttttatttttttatgtcgtctgaaaaatcagacgataGAAcacatctgtcgtctgatgcccccaagagacgacaccgtactagacgacacatttttgttcgttcagacgacagaacagttctgtcgtctgatgcactttttggcatagtgtctGTTCACTCATTAGACCGAAATTTCCAAATAAAATTAACATCTTGAATTCTTAAAAAAAGCAACCTGAACCTGAATCACAATATGTACAAACCCAATCAAAATCCTACATTCAATTAGTTTAATTTTTTAGTCAAACaaccaattcagaaatttgACAGAAGGTAATAAATAAATGATTCATGCTTACCCCTGCCCTTGCCAGAAGGTCCAGAGATGGGGGATCAATTCCCTTCTGATTGATAACGACAAAATTATTGTCATTACCAGAACAAACCTGCAAGTCACAAAGTATAGGAATCATTT
Coding sequences:
- the LOC112170973 gene encoding probable pre-mRNA-splicing factor ATP-dependent RNA helicase DEAH5; translated protein: MVYEFILDETLILGSRRALPIWYKLDVVSAGKNFTQIRKAITAGFFFHDARKDPQEGYRTLVENQPVYIHPSSALFQRQPDWIIYHELVMTTKEYMREVTVIDPKWLVELAPRYRRYMTDTMNQTLGVSILGSKKKSQL